From Desulfovibrio porci, a single genomic window includes:
- a CDS encoding FAD-binding oxidoreductase: protein MASQALIKDFEDLIGKENVFTSDADLQSYSFDSAVLEPVIPALVLRPTTTEQLGLCVKKLYDNGIPMTVRGAGTNLSGGTIPDHSDTAVVLTTGLNRILEINSNDLYAVVEPGVITADFAAAVAKKNLFYPPDPGSQAVSTIGGNIAENAGGLRGLKYGVTKDYLMGVEFFDATGETVKTGSRTVKCVTGYNLAGMLIQSEGTLGIISQAILKLVPPPKASKALMAVFDDMQNAAEAVAGIIAAHVLPCTLEFLDNNTIVRVDDFTKAGLPRDAAAILLIEVDGHPAQVADDAEAVERVLKENKAVAVHVPKDAAEKFKLWEARRMALPVLARCRPTTVLEDATVPRSQIPAMMKAVNEIAAKYKVEVGTFGHAGDGNLHPTFLCDKRDAEEFKRVEAAIDEMFDTAIKLQGTLSGEHGIGTAKSKWMEKETSRGTILFSQRLRRALDPKGLLNSTKLVGI from the coding sequence ATGGCAAGCCAGGCGTTGATCAAAGATTTTGAAGACCTGATCGGCAAGGAAAACGTATTCACTTCCGATGCCGACCTCCAGAGTTATTCGTTTGACTCGGCGGTGCTTGAACCTGTGATACCGGCGCTGGTGCTCCGGCCCACCACGACCGAGCAACTGGGCCTCTGCGTCAAGAAACTCTATGACAACGGCATCCCCATGACCGTACGCGGCGCGGGCACCAATCTGTCCGGCGGCACCATTCCGGACCACAGCGACACCGCGGTGGTGCTGACCACTGGCCTGAACCGCATCCTGGAGATCAATTCCAACGACCTCTACGCCGTGGTGGAGCCGGGCGTGATCACCGCCGACTTCGCCGCCGCCGTGGCCAAAAAAAATCTGTTCTATCCGCCGGATCCGGGCTCCCAGGCCGTGTCCACCATCGGGGGCAATATCGCTGAAAACGCGGGCGGCCTGCGCGGCCTGAAGTACGGCGTAACCAAGGATTACCTCATGGGCGTCGAATTCTTCGACGCCACGGGCGAAACCGTCAAAACCGGCTCGCGCACGGTGAAGTGCGTCACCGGCTACAACCTGGCGGGCATGCTGATCCAGTCCGAGGGCACCCTGGGCATCATTTCCCAGGCCATCCTCAAACTGGTGCCGCCGCCCAAGGCCTCCAAGGCCCTGATGGCGGTCTTCGACGACATGCAGAATGCCGCCGAGGCCGTGGCGGGCATCATCGCGGCCCATGTGCTGCCCTGTACCCTGGAATTTCTGGACAACAACACCATCGTGCGCGTGGACGACTTCACCAAGGCGGGCCTGCCCCGTGACGCGGCGGCCATTCTGCTCATCGAGGTGGACGGCCATCCCGCCCAGGTGGCGGACGACGCCGAGGCCGTGGAACGCGTGCTCAAGGAAAACAAGGCCGTGGCCGTGCATGTGCCCAAGGACGCGGCGGAAAAGTTCAAACTCTGGGAAGCCCGGCGCATGGCCCTGCCCGTGCTGGCCCGCTGCCGTCCCACCACCGTGCTGGAAGACGCCACCGTGCCCCGCTCGCAGATCCCGGCCATGATGAAGGCCGTCAACGAGATCGCCGCCAAATACAAGGTGGAGGTGGGCACGTTCGGCCATGCCGGCGACGGCAACCTGCACCCCACCTTTCTCTGCGACAAGCGTGACGCCGAGGAATTCAAGCGGGTGGAGGCGGCCATCGACGAAATGTTCGACACGGCCATCAAGCTCCAGGGCACCCTCTCGGGCGAGCACGGCATCGGCACGGCCAAATCCAAATGGATGGAGAAGGAAACCTCGCGCGGCACGATCCTGTTCTCGCAGCGGCTGCGCCGCGCCCTGGACCCCAAGGGACTGCTCAATTCCACTAAATTAGTGGGGATTTAG
- a CDS encoding (Fe-S)-binding protein gives MDNLHELARRLMALDDRITACMKCGMCQSVCPMFGASGKEADVARGKLFLINNMAHELLKDPEALADKLGRCLLCGSCQAACPPGVKIMEVFMEARELVNAYIGLHPVKKMVFRSLLAKPGLFNFAMRVGAPMQGLIFRKTGDAQGTVCAPMLNFMLGDRHIRPLAKKPLHAVHGALDEPRRAGGLKVAFYPGCLGDKMYTEMAEACLKVLRHHKVAVFMPVGLACCGIPALSSGDAEGMIKQMKVNLEVLGKGDFDYLLSPCGSCTSTIKELWPRYAGRLGSLEQKQAEKLAEKTLDINAFLVDVLKVEAAAASADAVPVTYHDSCHLKKSLGVSAQPRTVIAANPGYTLTEMDEADRCCGCGGSFNLFHYDYSRRIGQRKRDNVVATGAQVVAAGCPACMMQLEDVLSHNNDPVRVKHPVEIYAESLK, from the coding sequence ATGGATAATCTGCACGAATTGGCCCGGCGCCTCATGGCGCTGGACGACAGGATCACCGCCTGCATGAAATGCGGCATGTGCCAGTCGGTCTGCCCCATGTTCGGGGCTTCCGGCAAGGAAGCCGACGTGGCGCGCGGCAAGCTTTTCCTGATCAACAACATGGCGCACGAACTGCTGAAAGACCCCGAGGCCCTGGCCGACAAGCTCGGCCGCTGCCTGCTCTGCGGCTCGTGTCAGGCCGCCTGCCCTCCGGGCGTGAAAATCATGGAAGTTTTCATGGAGGCGCGCGAGCTGGTCAACGCCTATATCGGCCTGCACCCGGTGAAGAAAATGGTCTTCCGCAGCCTGCTGGCCAAACCGGGCCTGTTCAACTTCGCCATGCGCGTGGGCGCGCCCATGCAGGGCCTGATCTTCCGCAAAACCGGCGACGCGCAGGGAACGGTCTGCGCGCCCATGCTCAACTTCATGCTGGGCGACAGGCACATCCGCCCCCTGGCCAAAAAGCCCCTGCACGCCGTGCATGGCGCGCTGGACGAGCCCCGGCGGGCCGGCGGCCTGAAGGTGGCCTTCTACCCCGGCTGTCTGGGCGACAAAATGTATACGGAGATGGCCGAGGCCTGCCTCAAGGTGCTGCGCCATCACAAGGTGGCTGTCTTCATGCCCGTGGGCCTGGCCTGTTGCGGCATCCCCGCGCTTTCCTCCGGCGACGCCGAGGGCATGATCAAACAGATGAAGGTCAACCTCGAGGTGCTCGGCAAGGGCGATTTCGACTATCTGCTGAGCCCCTGCGGTTCCTGCACCTCCACCATCAAGGAACTCTGGCCGCGCTACGCCGGACGCCTGGGCAGTCTGGAGCAGAAGCAGGCCGAAAAGCTGGCGGAAAAAACCCTGGACATCAACGCCTTTCTGGTGGACGTGCTCAAGGTGGAAGCGGCGGCGGCCTCGGCCGACGCCGTGCCCGTCACCTATCACGACTCCTGTCACCTCAAGAAATCGCTGGGTGTGAGCGCGCAGCCGCGTACGGTCATCGCGGCCAATCCCGGCTACACATTGACGGAAATGGATGAGGCCGACCGCTGTTGCGGCTGCGGCGGTTCCTTCAACCTTTTTCACTATGACTATTCCCGCCGGATCGGCCAGCGCAAGCGCGACAACGTGGTTGCCACGGGCGCGCAGGTGGTGGCGGCGGGTTGTCCGGCCTGCATGATGCAGCTTGAGGATGTGCTTTCGCACAATAATGATCCCGTGCGTGTCAAGCATCCGGTGGAAATCTACGCAGAAAGCCTGAAGTAG
- a CDS encoding LutC/YkgG family protein, whose amino-acid sequence MPPVNPELVEAFSAKAAIVNAVVQEVPSMAAALQYVVDVCENKAPAELLADEPGVEKGPLGPNKVPTRVQRVVAAPDLGDEDFAALAKACEEKGFACLRNGLRDRLAGIDVGLSRAELGVAGSGTCLMNTDNEDVRLAGMISEIHVILLRKSDIYPDLPSIAQLLRERMNAAPATYTTLITGPSRTADIERVGAVGVHGPLELHIILLED is encoded by the coding sequence ATGCCCCCTGTGAACCCGGAACTGGTAGAGGCCTTCAGCGCCAAAGCCGCCATCGTCAACGCCGTGGTGCAGGAAGTGCCGTCCATGGCGGCGGCCCTGCAATATGTGGTGGACGTCTGTGAAAACAAGGCCCCGGCCGAACTGCTGGCCGACGAACCCGGCGTGGAGAAAGGCCCGCTCGGCCCCAACAAGGTGCCCACCCGCGTGCAGCGCGTCGTGGCCGCGCCGGACCTCGGCGACGAGGATTTCGCCGCTCTGGCCAAGGCCTGTGAGGAAAAAGGCTTCGCCTGCCTGCGCAACGGCCTGCGCGACCGCCTGGCCGGCATCGACGTGGGCCTGTCCCGCGCCGAGCTGGGTGTGGCCGGCAGCGGCACCTGCCTGATGAACACGGATAACGAGGACGTGCGTCTGGCCGGGATGATTTCCGAAATCCACGTCATCCTGCTGCGCAAATCCGACATTTATCCCGATCTGCCTTCCATCGCCCAGCTTCTGCGCGAGCGCATGAACGCCGCGCCCGCCACTTACACCACGCTGATCACCGGCCCGAGCCGCACCGCGGACATTGAGCGGGTGGGCGCCGTGGGCGTGCACGGCCCGCTGGAACTGCACATCATTCTTCTGGAGGACTGA
- the ldhH gene encoding L-lactate dehydrogenase (quinone) large subunit LdhH translates to MHEAPKSLSDYRKQIDEALQDDFLRRTLDTFAVSYRANREAVFQEVDERGLIAQIAEAKDYACQHMEELYQQFKEQAEKRGVHVHRAATAKEANEIIARIAKENDVKRVVKSKSMTAEEIQLNPALEAEGLIVDETDLGEWIIQLRHEGPSHMVMPAIHLSRYQVADDFTKATGEKQDSDVQKLVKVARVQLRRKFIAADMGISGCNFAVAENGAVSTVTNEGNARMVTTLPRVHVAIAGLDKLIPTLDQALTALLVLPRNATAQRLTSYVTWMCGAGPCAAAPGNKKIMHVVFLDNGRTEIAKDPLFSQIFRCVRCGACANVCPVFRLVGGHKMGYIYIGAIGLILTYFFHGKDKAKVLCQNCVGCESCANVCAGGIDLPRLIREIRSRVTEEQGGGAQAALLASVMKNRKLFHSLLKFAKYAQKPFTGGTQFQRHLPAIFLGKHGFKALPAIANKSFRDRWPEIAPKAQNPSMRVAIFSGCAQDFVYPEQLEACVKILAAKNVAVEFPMEQTCCGLPLEMMGQRKTSIDVAKQNVQAFAVGKYDAIITLCASCASHLKHVYPKILADEPDVLTQAKIFADKVIDFSSFVHDRLGLKAEDFTNSGDRVTYHASCHLCRGLGVKEAPRELIADAAQYVPCEEEEVCCGFGGTYSMKFPEISAQLLGNKLKNIRETRADRLVVDCPGCVMQLRGGAEKTGLNVKVQHIAELLAENLKR, encoded by the coding sequence ATGCATGAAGCGCCCAAATCTCTTTCCGATTACCGCAAGCAAATCGACGAGGCCTTGCAGGACGACTTCCTGCGACGCACTCTGGACACCTTTGCCGTGTCCTACCGGGCAAACCGCGAAGCCGTTTTCCAGGAAGTGGACGAGCGCGGCCTCATCGCCCAGATAGCCGAAGCCAAGGACTACGCCTGCCAGCACATGGAAGAACTCTACCAGCAGTTCAAGGAGCAGGCGGAAAAACGCGGCGTGCACGTGCACCGCGCGGCCACGGCCAAGGAAGCCAACGAGATTATCGCCCGCATCGCCAAGGAAAACGACGTCAAGCGGGTGGTCAAATCCAAATCCATGACCGCCGAGGAAATCCAGCTCAATCCCGCGCTGGAGGCCGAGGGCCTGATCGTGGATGAAACGGACCTGGGCGAATGGATCATCCAGCTGCGCCATGAAGGCCCGTCGCACATGGTCATGCCCGCCATCCACCTCTCGCGCTACCAGGTGGCCGACGACTTCACCAAGGCCACGGGCGAGAAGCAGGATTCGGACGTCCAGAAGCTGGTCAAGGTGGCCCGCGTGCAGTTGCGCCGCAAGTTCATCGCGGCGGACATGGGCATCAGCGGCTGCAACTTCGCCGTGGCCGAAAACGGGGCCGTGTCCACCGTGACCAATGAGGGCAACGCCCGCATGGTCACCACCCTGCCGCGCGTGCATGTGGCCATCGCGGGTCTGGACAAGCTGATTCCCACCCTGGACCAGGCCCTCACGGCCCTTCTGGTGCTGCCGCGCAACGCCACGGCCCAGCGTCTGACCTCTTATGTGACCTGGATGTGCGGGGCCGGTCCCTGCGCCGCCGCGCCGGGCAACAAAAAGATCATGCACGTGGTCTTTCTGGACAACGGCCGCACCGAAATCGCCAAAGACCCGCTCTTCTCGCAGATTTTCCGCTGCGTGCGCTGCGGGGCCTGCGCCAACGTCTGTCCGGTGTTCCGCCTGGTGGGCGGCCACAAGATGGGCTATATCTACATCGGCGCCATCGGCCTGATCCTGACCTATTTCTTCCACGGCAAGGACAAGGCCAAGGTGCTTTGCCAGAACTGCGTGGGCTGCGAATCCTGCGCCAATGTCTGCGCGGGCGGCATCGACCTGCCGCGCCTGATCCGCGAGATCCGCAGCCGCGTCACGGAAGAGCAGGGCGGCGGCGCCCAGGCGGCCCTGCTGGCCTCGGTGATGAAAAACCGCAAGCTCTTCCACAGCCTGCTCAAGTTCGCCAAATACGCCCAGAAGCCCTTTACCGGCGGCACCCAGTTCCAGCGGCATCTGCCGGCCATTTTCCTGGGCAAGCACGGCTTCAAGGCTCTGCCCGCCATTGCCAACAAGTCCTTCCGCGACCGCTGGCCGGAAATCGCGCCCAAGGCCCAGAACCCGAGCATGCGGGTGGCCATCTTCAGCGGCTGCGCCCAGGATTTCGTCTATCCCGAGCAGCTTGAAGCCTGCGTGAAGATTCTGGCGGCCAAAAATGTGGCTGTGGAATTCCCCATGGAGCAGACCTGCTGCGGCCTGCCCCTGGAAATGATGGGCCAGCGCAAAACCTCCATTGACGTGGCCAAACAGAACGTCCAGGCCTTCGCCGTGGGCAAGTATGACGCCATCATCACCCTTTGCGCCAGTTGCGCCTCGCACCTGAAGCACGTCTATCCGAAGATCCTGGCCGATGAGCCGGACGTCCTGACCCAGGCCAAGATCTTCGCGGACAAGGTCATCGACTTCAGTTCCTTTGTGCACGACAGGCTGGGTCTCAAGGCCGAGGACTTCACCAATTCCGGCGACAGGGTCACCTACCACGCCTCCTGCCACCTCTGCCGCGGCCTGGGCGTCAAGGAAGCCCCGCGCGAACTTATCGCGGACGCGGCCCAGTACGTGCCCTGCGAAGAAGAAGAGGTCTGCTGCGGCTTTGGCGGCACCTATTCCATGAAGTTCCCGGAAATCTCGGCCCAGTTGCTGGGCAACAAGCTGAAGAACATCCGCGAGACGCGCGCCGACCGCCTGGTGGTGGACTGCCCCGGCTGCGTCATGCAGTTGCGCGGCGGCGCGGAAAAAACCGGTCTGAACGTCAAGGTGCAGCATATCGCCGAGTTGTTGGCTGAAAACCTCAAACGTTAG
- a CDS encoding L-lactate permease, whose product MSIGMLALLAVIPIVAALVLMVGMRWPATRAMPVAWLACAVCGLIGWKLDVKYLLALSLQGVVVAVGVLIIVFGAILILYTLEKSGGMETIQHGMQNVSRDRRLQAIIIGFMFGAFIEGAAGFGTPAALAAPLLLALGFPAMAAAVICLVFNSVPVTFGAVGTPVIVGFGFLKTPVAEAVAANPNLPFSSYDGFCKAVGEWATFMHAPMAIILTIFMLGFLTRFFGAEKSWSIGFRAWKYCVFAAVCFLIPYLLCAWLLGPEFPSMLGGLLGLAVVVWGTKKGFCVPKDVWGFAPHSEWDPTWSGTVPLNTKTEFQAHMSQFQAWLPYVIICALLVISRVPQLGLKAMLSAQKLSFTDILEFKGVSASIDYLYVPGTFFIVVALLTILLHKMPGSAVKEAWAESFRKMKSPTIALIFAVALVSIFRGSGTNPVGAPSMPLALAEAVAAAAGSVWPMLAAFVGGLGAFITGSNTVSDLMFGEFQWGMAATLELPRQIIVAAQGVGGAMGNMICVHNIVAACAVVGLSGREGEVLKRTFWPFMLYGIVVGIICWVLISANPNVF is encoded by the coding sequence ATGTCTATTGGAATGCTGGCATTACTGGCGGTCATCCCCATTGTGGCGGCCCTTGTCCTGATGGTGGGCATGCGCTGGCCTGCCACGCGGGCCATGCCCGTGGCCTGGCTGGCCTGCGCGGTCTGCGGCCTGATCGGTTGGAAACTGGATGTCAAGTACCTGCTGGCGCTTTCCCTGCAGGGCGTGGTGGTCGCCGTGGGCGTGTTGATTATTGTCTTCGGCGCCATTCTTATTTTGTACACCCTTGAAAAAAGCGGCGGCATGGAGACCATCCAGCACGGCATGCAGAATGTGAGCCGTGACCGGCGTCTTCAGGCCATTATTATCGGCTTCATGTTCGGCGCGTTCATCGAAGGCGCGGCGGGCTTCGGCACGCCGGCCGCCCTGGCCGCTCCCCTGCTGCTGGCCCTGGGCTTCCCGGCCATGGCGGCCGCGGTCATCTGCCTTGTGTTCAACAGCGTGCCCGTCACCTTCGGCGCGGTGGGCACCCCGGTCATCGTGGGTTTCGGCTTTTTGAAAACACCGGTGGCCGAAGCCGTGGCCGCCAATCCCAACCTCCCTTTCAGCTCATATGACGGTTTCTGTAAGGCTGTGGGCGAGTGGGCCACCTTTATGCACGCCCCCATGGCCATCATTCTGACCATCTTCATGCTCGGCTTCCTGACCCGTTTCTTCGGCGCGGAAAAATCCTGGTCCATCGGTTTCCGGGCCTGGAAATACTGCGTGTTCGCCGCGGTCTGCTTCCTGATCCCCTATCTGCTCTGCGCTTGGCTGCTCGGCCCCGAGTTCCCCAGCATGCTCGGCGGCCTGCTCGGCCTGGCCGTGGTGGTCTGGGGAACCAAGAAGGGCTTCTGCGTGCCCAAGGACGTCTGGGGTTTTGCCCCGCACAGTGAATGGGATCCTACCTGGTCCGGCACCGTGCCTTTGAATACCAAGACCGAATTCCAGGCTCACATGAGCCAGTTCCAGGCCTGGCTGCCCTATGTGATCATTTGCGCTTTGCTGGTGATTTCCCGTGTGCCGCAACTGGGCCTCAAGGCCATGCTTTCCGCCCAGAAGCTGAGCTTCACCGACATCCTGGAATTCAAGGGCGTCAGCGCCAGCATTGATTACCTCTATGTGCCCGGCACCTTCTTCATCGTGGTGGCCCTGTTGACCATTCTGCTGCACAAGATGCCCGGCTCGGCCGTCAAGGAGGCCTGGGCCGAAAGCTTCCGCAAGATGAAGTCCCCGACCATCGCCCTGATCTTCGCCGTGGCTCTGGTGTCCATCTTCCGCGGTTCCGGCACCAACCCCGTGGGCGCGCCCTCCATGCCTCTGGCCCTGGCTGAGGCCGTGGCCGCCGCCGCCGGCAGCGTCTGGCCCATGTTGGCCGCGTTTGTGGGCGGTCTCGGCGCGTTCATTACCGGCTCCAACACGGTCTCCGACCTGATGTTCGGCGAATTCCAGTGGGGCATGGCCGCCACCCTGGAGCTGCCCCGCCAGATCATCGTGGCCGCTCAGGGCGTGGGCGGGGCCATGGGCAATATGATCTG